Proteins from a genomic interval of Lelliottia amnigena:
- the sspA_1 gene encoding stringent starvation protein A, whose protein sequence is MSTHGLTLISHPLCPFVQRSAIVLLEKNVPFERVNVDLSAKPDWFLALSPTGKVPLLKVHQANGEDALIFESMVICEYLNETQDGDSMYADDALVRARQRAWIAFSTSMLGNAWQFLNAADQAIADSKRALFRVQLERIEAELSVGPYFSGAEFSMVDAVYAPIFRYFSIIDASVSEAIFDGLPRTSLWKAALEKRESVKAAVSSDYAELFQHHLRQHSAILAA, encoded by the coding sequence ATGTCTACCCATGGTCTGACGCTGATTAGCCACCCACTATGTCCCTTTGTGCAGCGCTCAGCGATAGTTCTGCTTGAGAAAAATGTGCCATTTGAACGCGTAAATGTAGACTTATCGGCGAAACCGGACTGGTTTCTTGCTCTGTCACCCACTGGCAAGGTGCCGCTGCTTAAAGTGCATCAGGCGAATGGCGAAGATGCGCTTATTTTCGAGAGCATGGTGATCTGCGAGTACCTGAATGAAACGCAAGACGGTGATTCGATGTATGCTGACGATGCATTAGTAAGAGCCAGACAGCGCGCATGGATCGCGTTTTCTACCTCAATGCTAGGAAATGCATGGCAATTTTTAAATGCGGCCGATCAGGCCATTGCCGACAGCAAACGCGCGTTGTTCCGTGTGCAGCTTGAACGTATCGAAGCTGAATTGAGTGTGGGACCTTATTTCTCTGGTGCCGAATTCAGTATGGTTGATGCGGTCTACGCCCCTATTTTCCGTTACTTCTCCATTATCGATGCATCAGTCTCTGAGGCGATTTTTGATGGACTTCCGCGTACTTCCTTATGGAAAGCTGCACTGGAAAAAAGGGAAAGCGTGAAAGCCGCTGTATCATCAGATTATGCAGAACTTTTCCAACATCATCTTCGTCAGCATTCTGCAATTCTCGCTGCTTGA
- the polS gene encoding short chain dehydrogenase, protein MARLQGKRALITGGTSGIGLETAKLFVAEGARVIVTGVNPDSVAKAKVELGNDVLVVRADSADVSAQKALAQTVQEHFGQLDIAFLNAGISLYMPIEAWTEEQFDRIYDINVKGPYFLMQALLPVFASSASVVFNTSINAHTGPVNSSVYGSTKAALLNMSKTLSNELLSRGIRINAVSPGPVDTPLYDKAGIPVEYHDQVMKNIVATIPAGRFGKPQEVAQAVLLLCI, encoded by the coding sequence ATGGCTAGATTACAAGGTAAACGCGCACTGATCACGGGAGGTACAAGTGGTATTGGTCTTGAAACGGCGAAGCTGTTTGTTGCGGAAGGTGCACGCGTAATTGTTACGGGTGTTAACCCTGATTCTGTCGCAAAAGCTAAAGTAGAACTGGGTAATGATGTGTTAGTCGTGCGTGCTGATTCCGCTGATGTGAGCGCACAAAAAGCTCTGGCTCAGACAGTTCAGGAACACTTTGGACAACTGGATATCGCTTTCCTGAATGCGGGTATATCACTGTATATGCCAATTGAGGCATGGACAGAAGAGCAGTTCGATCGCATTTATGATATCAACGTTAAAGGTCCTTACTTCCTCATGCAGGCGCTTCTGCCAGTGTTCGCAAGCTCTGCATCAGTGGTCTTTAATACCTCTATAAATGCTCACACGGGACCCGTGAACTCTTCAGTTTATGGCTCAACCAAAGCAGCGTTACTGAACATGTCGAAAACACTTTCTAACGAGTTACTTTCTCGTGGGATCCGTATCAACGCAGTAAGTCCTGGCCCTGTTGATACACCGCTTTACGATAAGGCGGGGATCCCAGTGGAATATCACGATCAAGTGATGAAAAATATCGTTGCAACCATTCCAGCAGGTCGTTTTGGTAAGCCTCAGGAAGTTGCACAAGCCGTACTTTTACTTTGCATCTGA
- the dmlR_8 gene encoding LysR family transcripitonal regulator — protein sequence MGLRMDRLLLMTCFVRTAETGSFSAAGRGLGLGQPNVSRHVAALEEHLQTRLLHRTTRKLSLTPEGERYYLEARRILEAVEESESSFRENVTPTGLLRVACPTALAHTFLVPHIPDFLERYPELTLDLQINDRYINLIDEGAELAIRIGHLEDSAMRARRLGMYERVCVASNKYLAKHGTPNTPEDLKKHDCLIYTLLTTGATWRFQDINVPVSGRLRVNSPEAVQKFVNAGIGIAQGPEWLFEEGLENGNLQLLLTDYTASPVPIQAVYVANRLLPKRAIVFMDFVADIFEKNPGFKVYNAMK from the coding sequence ATGGGTCTTAGGATGGATAGATTACTTTTGATGACATGCTTTGTCCGTACCGCTGAAACTGGCAGCTTTTCGGCTGCCGGCAGGGGTTTGGGCTTAGGGCAACCGAACGTGAGCCGTCATGTTGCAGCCCTCGAAGAGCATTTGCAGACTCGGTTACTTCACAGAACAACCCGCAAGCTTTCACTGACGCCTGAAGGAGAACGTTATTATCTGGAAGCAAGACGTATTCTTGAAGCCGTCGAAGAGTCCGAGTCTTCTTTCAGGGAAAATGTAACACCCACAGGGCTATTACGCGTTGCTTGCCCCACAGCATTGGCACACACATTCTTAGTCCCGCACATCCCCGATTTTTTAGAACGCTACCCTGAGCTAACACTCGATCTTCAGATTAATGACCGCTATATCAATCTTATTGATGAAGGGGCTGAGCTGGCAATCCGCATTGGACACCTGGAGGACAGTGCTATGCGTGCCCGCAGACTTGGCATGTATGAGCGAGTTTGTGTTGCCAGTAACAAGTACTTAGCTAAACACGGAACCCCTAATACACCAGAGGATTTGAAAAAACATGATTGTTTGATCTATACCTTGCTAACAACGGGCGCGACCTGGAGATTTCAGGATATCAATGTTCCTGTTTCTGGTCGGCTCAGGGTCAATTCACCCGAAGCAGTACAGAAATTTGTCAATGCAGGGATTGGGATCGCGCAAGGCCCAGAATGGCTGTTCGAAGAGGGGCTGGAAAATGGCAACTTACAATTATTACTGACTGACTACACGGCATCACCTGTTCCCATTCAAGCCGTTTATGTTGCTAATCGCCTTTTACCAAAACGGGCGATTGTATTCATGGATTTTGTTGCTGATATTTTTGAAAAAAATCCCGGCTTCAAAGTTTACAACGCAATGAAATGA
- a CDS encoding N-acetyltransferase GCN5, producing the protein MITIEKSDPFSSDSHRLIEMLSAELAAITGDNGKSNFNVDAMNNDNALWVLAKNTHGEVIGCGAIRPLTQNIAELKRMFSDRSVPGIGKALLAYLETSAIEMGYNELRLETRHINIRAVNFYEQNGYVRIENYGPYIGRTEAVCLSKALR; encoded by the coding sequence ATGATCACAATAGAGAAATCAGATCCATTTTCTTCAGATTCCCATCGCTTAATCGAAATGCTGTCAGCGGAGCTTGCCGCTATTACGGGTGATAACGGCAAAAGCAATTTCAACGTTGATGCAATGAATAATGACAACGCATTGTGGGTATTGGCAAAAAATACGCATGGCGAAGTAATAGGATGTGGTGCTATAAGGCCATTAACGCAAAATATAGCTGAGCTAAAAAGGATGTTTTCAGACCGTAGCGTGCCAGGCATTGGCAAAGCATTACTCGCTTATCTGGAAACATCAGCAATAGAGATGGGATATAACGAACTTAGGCTGGAAACACGACATATCAATATTCGAGCCGTCAATTTTTACGAACAAAATGGGTATGTCCGTATTGAGAATTATGGCCCATACATAGGTCGGACAGAGGCCGTCTGTTTATCAAAAGCATTGCGCTAA
- a CDS encoding DinB family protein produces MSSLNMHFNILAGYNAWANERLYSSVGKIGEDAYRKNCGAFFGSIEATLNHLLVTDRIWRHRLNALPETGHRLDQILFDNDFPGLERARREEDKKIVDFIMGLSETDLAGIVSYRRASTPELKQQVIWSALAHWFNHQTHHRGQVHAMLTRVSQEAPELDLLIYQRQLNDKY; encoded by the coding sequence ATGAGTTCACTCAACATGCATTTCAACATTCTAGCCGGCTACAACGCTTGGGCGAATGAACGGTTATATTCCAGCGTTGGAAAGATTGGAGAAGATGCTTACCGTAAAAACTGCGGCGCTTTTTTTGGGTCTATCGAGGCGACGTTGAATCACCTGCTAGTGACGGACAGGATATGGAGACATCGTTTAAACGCATTACCTGAAACAGGGCATCGACTGGACCAGATACTGTTCGACAATGATTTTCCCGGTCTGGAAAGGGCGCGAAGAGAAGAAGATAAAAAGATCGTAGATTTTATCATGGGATTATCAGAAACCGATTTAGCTGGCATAGTCTCCTACCGGCGGGCTTCGACACCAGAACTTAAGCAGCAGGTCATCTGGTCTGCTCTGGCTCACTGGTTTAATCATCAAACCCATCACAGAGGGCAGGTCCATGCAATGTTGACCCGGGTATCCCAGGAGGCACCCGAACTGGACTTGCTGATATATCAAAGGCAGCTAAACGATAAATATTAG
- a CDS encoding enhanced serine sensitivity protein SseB yields MSDEQETRLETALQRAADHPAERPEFYRTLMASSLYVLGTSGGEAVDDHVDLKAGDHISIHHWEKPDGTTVIPVFSSLVALQRAIEVESKYLKLPAGDFFKMTQGQGVFLNPRSDYGKEFVPEEIESLLAEGTGRMPQSRVVEEKTKVFLGEPSVMPDRMLIELSAFFAKYPGVRRAYLALMHDPAVDERPHYLVAVDLTGEVEKVMRGAGLVAGDASPDGQPVDLLRLGQNSGGLESHITTQFKPFYVRSIKQRLLAMFER; encoded by the coding sequence ATGTCTGATGAACAGGAAACAAGACTAGAAACCGCCCTGCAACGGGCGGCCGACCATCCGGCAGAACGGCCGGAGTTTTACCGGACACTGATGGCCTCATCGCTGTATGTCCTCGGAACTTCCGGCGGGGAAGCCGTTGATGACCATGTCGATCTGAAAGCGGGAGATCATATATCAATACATCACTGGGAAAAGCCGGACGGCACAACAGTTATCCCGGTGTTCAGCTCTCTTGTTGCCCTGCAGCGTGCCATCGAGGTCGAAAGCAAATACCTGAAACTGCCGGCGGGAGATTTTTTCAAAATGACGCAAGGGCAAGGGGTGTTCCTGAATCCCCGGTCCGACTACGGCAAGGAGTTCGTGCCGGAGGAAATAGAATCGCTGCTGGCGGAAGGCACCGGCCGAATGCCACAGTCCCGGGTGGTGGAGGAAAAAACAAAGGTATTCCTCGGTGAGCCGTCGGTGATGCCGGACAGGATGCTGATAGAGCTCTCTGCCTTTTTTGCAAAATACCCGGGGGTCAGGCGCGCTTACTTGGCGCTGATGCACGACCCCGCGGTCGATGAAAGGCCTCACTACCTGGTGGCCGTGGACCTGACCGGCGAAGTGGAAAAGGTGATGCGAGGTGCAGGCCTAGTGGCAGGGGATGCGTCGCCGGACGGGCAACCGGTGGATTTGCTCCGCCTGGGTCAGAACAGTGGCGGGTTGGAATCGCATATCACCACGCAGTTTAAACCGTTTTATGTCCGCAGTATTAAGCAAAGGCTGCTGGCCATGTTTGAGCGTTAA
- the umuD_1 gene encoding prophage repressor, with protein sequence MSHLFSCDLNTFIELPLFLERVSCGFPSPAQDYVEDRIDLNKLVIKHPSATYFIRVSGESMIGAGITDGDLLVVDRSLTPEHGDIVVAAVAGEFTVKELRVRPILQLVPRNPRFSPIIFDADEELQIFGVVTHTLKSHKYVRAS encoded by the coding sequence ATGAGTCATCTTTTTTCGTGCGATCTCAACACCTTCATTGAGTTACCTCTCTTCCTGGAGCGCGTGTCGTGTGGCTTTCCCAGTCCCGCTCAGGACTACGTAGAAGATCGTATCGATCTTAATAAACTGGTGATTAAGCATCCCAGCGCCACGTATTTTATCCGGGTCAGCGGGGAATCCATGATTGGGGCAGGAATTACTGACGGTGATTTGCTGGTGGTGGATCGCTCTTTAACGCCTGAACACGGCGACATCGTTGTGGCCGCCGTCGCCGGGGAATTTACGGTGAAAGAGCTGCGCGTTCGTCCGATTTTGCAGCTTGTTCCGCGTAACCCGCGCTTTTCTCCCATCATTTTTGACGCCGACGAAGAGCTGCAAATCTTCGGCGTGGTGACTCACACGCTAAAATCGCACAAATATGTTCGCGCTAGTTGA
- the umuC_1 gene encoding DNA-directed DNA polymerase, with product MFALVDVNSFYTSCETVFRLHLQGKPVVVVSNNDGCIISRSEDYVELKVKLAKGDTHRWQ from the coding sequence ATGTTCGCGCTAGTTGATGTCAACAGCTTCTACACCAGCTGTGAAACGGTATTTAGACTGCATCTTCAGGGCAAACCGGTGGTCGTGGTTTCGAATAACGATGGCTGCATTATCTCTCGTTCAGAAGATTATGTGGAATTAAAAGTCAAACTAGCAAAGGGGGATACTCATCGTTGGCAGTGA
- the yaiV_2 gene encoding protein YaiV — protein sequence MKLVTPSIFERVRYQLYELMSKPQSIRKSVTAENYIRSKTRLSRSGIMNALSELRKGGYITIEDGHLIDIKHIPARF from the coding sequence ATGAAGCTCGTTACCCCTTCTATCTTCGAACGTGTTCGTTATCAACTCTATGAACTGATGAGTAAACCTCAATCGATAAGAAAATCGGTTACAGCGGAAAATTATATTCGTAGTAAAACCCGTCTCTCGCGCTCAGGCATTATGAACGCTCTCTCCGAGTTAAGGAAAGGCGGTTACATCACCATCGAGGATGGACACCTAATTGATATTAAACATATTCCAGCTCGCTTTTAG
- the hifA gene encoding fimbrial protein domain-containing protein, producing the protein MKVITVFSAGLFLTLNLATMPYAAATNTITFNGKITDATCDVSLEYKGAEVGTAGTGAITLDEVSKTTLTAANSSAGQEPFYIVAKNCTLGTPAKTKIAANFKSTNGDNQGYLNNTASTGAASNVQFRLLDSGREVIKVNDPNQSSTTAFTDINTDEAGDTKMLYFVEYFSSLGGATGGAVTSTVDYELMYQ; encoded by the coding sequence ATGAAAGTAATCACAGTGTTTTCCGCTGGACTGTTTTTGACCTTAAACTTGGCCACCATGCCCTATGCGGCGGCAACAAACACTATTACCTTTAACGGTAAAATTACAGACGCGACATGCGACGTATCACTTGAATATAAAGGTGCTGAAGTTGGTACAGCGGGTACCGGGGCAATCACGCTTGATGAAGTGTCAAAAACAACGCTGACCGCTGCTAATTCATCAGCCGGGCAAGAACCATTCTATATCGTTGCAAAAAATTGTACCCTGGGGACACCTGCTAAAACAAAAATAGCCGCCAACTTTAAGAGTACTAACGGTGATAATCAGGGATATCTGAATAACACAGCGTCTACAGGCGCTGCAAGTAATGTGCAATTTAGACTGCTTGATTCAGGCCGTGAGGTTATTAAGGTTAATGACCCAAACCAGTCTAGTACGACCGCATTTACAGATATCAACACTGATGAAGCGGGTGACACAAAAATGCTCTATTTTGTAGAGTATTTTTCATCCTTGGGTGGTGCCACTGGCGGAGCCGTCACCAGTACTGTGGACTATGAGTTGATGTATCAATAA
- the focC_1 gene encoding putative chaperone protein EcpD, protein MSFFSKKSGGIFLVLSIGMVTSQSIYASIVMDGTRVIYQGDKKEVTISLTNKNQRPVLIQSWIDTGNENTTPEKISVPFVLTPPINRVDPNQGQTIRISYTGTPALPADKESVYWLNVLEVPAKDKSSADAQQKLNVVFRTRIKLFYRPEGLPGNSNDAPDELHWRLNGQNVSVQNSSKYNVTIFDVKYKFNGVSSESKGSMIAPGGSKQFTLKNSGNIDGLSFNTINDYGALISHKAKN, encoded by the coding sequence ATGAGTTTTTTCAGTAAAAAGAGTGGGGGCATATTCCTCGTGCTCAGTATTGGCATGGTAACAAGCCAATCAATCTATGCAAGTATTGTCATGGATGGAACCAGAGTTATTTATCAGGGAGATAAGAAAGAAGTCACTATTAGTCTGACGAATAAGAATCAAAGGCCGGTATTAATCCAGAGCTGGATTGATACTGGCAATGAAAATACAACACCTGAGAAAATCTCGGTCCCGTTCGTTTTGACGCCGCCGATTAACCGTGTCGACCCAAATCAGGGACAAACGATTCGTATCAGTTATACGGGTACCCCTGCCTTACCAGCGGACAAGGAATCTGTGTACTGGCTTAACGTTCTTGAAGTTCCTGCGAAAGATAAAAGCAGTGCTGACGCACAGCAAAAGTTGAATGTTGTTTTTCGTACAAGAATTAAATTGTTTTATCGTCCTGAGGGACTACCGGGTAACAGTAATGATGCTCCTGACGAATTGCACTGGCGACTGAATGGTCAAAACGTCTCGGTGCAAAACAGTTCTAAATACAACGTTACGATTTTTGATGTTAAGTATAAATTCAACGGCGTGTCTTCTGAATCAAAGGGCTCAATGATAGCACCCGGTGGGTCGAAACAGTTCACATTAAAGAACTCTGGGAATATAGACGGTTTATCGTTTAATACCATTAATGACTATGGAGCACTCATTAGTCATAAAGCGAAAAATTAA
- the htrE gene encoding fimbrial outer membrane usher protein: protein MFKKSGFFSFFCFSCFITFIVSAPFGVSANEPNKSTEKETNSSSTGSAAEFDTGLLRQEGKNQIDVSRFTYGSNATPGKYRIDILVNDNLVSHEEVAFKEDEGHRVAPCLTPDMIKLINLNIEKIPFSARKGLTELAVCTDLASLLPDATVKFDADKQQLSIEVPQIYLQHIARGNIDPALWDSGIPALMLGYYMNGYESRYSDAETSRTFYSSLNAGLNIGKWYFRHSGSYNWDQSTGGDYQSTNTYVQRDTEFVRGHLYLGQYYTSGQMFNSVSYTGAQLASDDRMLPASQRGYAPEIRGIAKTNAKVTVRQSGNILYQTTVSPGAFLIDDLGPTGYGGDLEVTIEEADGSSQQYTIPYSSLAQSLRPGAQQFTATAGKLRDYSSSEKPMFYETTFMRGLTNILTAYTGAQYSQNYQAGLIGLAVGTPAGAVSADVTQSRSHLGGEIGELSGQSYRLSYSKLINETNSNITIAAYRYSSSGYMDLQTATQTRDAISHDDDPNTVWRSKNQFSISLNQGLPLNLGNLYVSASMQDYWNNGTGYNTQYQVGYSNSYKWLNYSINASRNKAGNGQDQTTWYLTLSMPLWPGHGGATPYVSMRYNQDSDGGRGEQANLSGSFGGDNQYNYNVSGSHDNYSGSSGSVSGSWEGSKATVNGSYSTGNGYSSTAVGMSGGVVAHSGGVTFSPYNSDNYALIEAKGAEGAKVSGYAGATVDSSGYALSPSLVPYQQNRVAVNPEGSDLGVEFEKTAQEVVPRAGSVVKVEFKTHTGTPLLITSTWKGEPLPFGADILTMRIPILVRCRRVGLFIPK from the coding sequence ATGTTTAAAAAAAGCGGTTTCTTTTCTTTTTTCTGTTTTTCTTGCTTTATAACTTTTATTGTTTCTGCTCCGTTCGGAGTCAGTGCAAATGAGCCAAATAAGTCTACAGAGAAAGAAACCAATTCCTCATCTACAGGTAGTGCTGCAGAATTTGATACTGGCCTGTTACGGCAGGAAGGAAAGAATCAAATCGATGTCAGCCGTTTTACCTATGGTTCGAATGCAACGCCGGGGAAATATCGTATTGACATCCTTGTTAACGACAATCTGGTGTCACACGAAGAGGTAGCATTTAAAGAAGATGAGGGACACAGAGTCGCCCCCTGTTTGACTCCTGATATGATTAAGTTGATTAATCTAAATATTGAAAAAATACCTTTTTCCGCGCGAAAAGGATTGACTGAGTTGGCTGTATGCACCGATCTCGCTAGTCTGCTTCCGGACGCTACAGTTAAATTTGATGCAGATAAACAGCAGCTCAGTATTGAGGTTCCTCAGATTTATTTGCAGCATATCGCACGAGGTAATATAGACCCGGCGCTTTGGGACAGCGGCATCCCTGCGCTCATGCTCGGTTATTACATGAACGGATATGAGTCGCGTTACAGTGATGCTGAAACGTCTCGTACTTTCTATTCATCCCTCAATGCGGGATTAAATATTGGGAAATGGTATTTTCGTCACAGTGGCTCTTATAACTGGGATCAATCTACGGGTGGCGACTACCAAAGCACAAATACCTATGTGCAAAGAGATACTGAGTTTGTTCGAGGTCATCTTTATCTGGGGCAATATTACACCTCAGGTCAAATGTTTAATTCCGTGTCCTATACCGGTGCACAACTGGCGAGCGACGACCGTATGTTACCCGCCTCTCAGCGAGGTTATGCTCCTGAAATTAGAGGAATCGCCAAAACAAACGCTAAGGTCACTGTACGCCAGTCGGGGAATATTCTCTATCAGACTACTGTTTCGCCAGGTGCTTTCCTGATCGATGATCTTGGGCCTACCGGTTACGGTGGTGATCTGGAGGTCACAATCGAAGAAGCGGATGGCAGCTCTCAGCAATACACCATCCCATATTCTTCCCTGGCGCAATCACTGCGTCCGGGAGCACAGCAGTTCACTGCCACCGCGGGAAAGCTGCGGGATTACAGCTCGTCCGAAAAACCGATGTTTTACGAGACAACCTTCATGCGTGGGTTAACCAATATCCTGACCGCTTATACGGGTGCGCAATACAGCCAGAATTATCAGGCCGGGCTGATTGGTTTAGCTGTTGGAACGCCGGCTGGGGCCGTGAGCGCAGACGTGACGCAATCAAGAAGTCATCTGGGAGGAGAGATCGGGGAATTAAGCGGACAAAGCTATCGTTTAAGTTACAGCAAACTGATCAACGAAACGAATAGTAACATAACGATTGCAGCCTATCGCTACTCCAGCTCCGGCTATATGGATTTACAAACCGCCACTCAGACTCGCGATGCGATCAGTCATGATGACGATCCGAATACCGTATGGCGTTCAAAAAATCAGTTTTCAATAAGCCTTAATCAGGGATTACCCCTTAATCTTGGCAATCTTTATGTCAGTGCTTCCATGCAGGACTATTGGAATAACGGTACGGGCTATAACACCCAGTATCAGGTGGGGTACTCCAACAGCTACAAATGGCTTAATTACAGTATCAATGCCAGTCGGAACAAAGCGGGCAATGGCCAGGACCAAACAACCTGGTATCTGACCCTGTCAATGCCGTTGTGGCCAGGTCATGGTGGTGCGACGCCGTATGTCAGCATGCGTTATAACCAGGACAGCGATGGCGGCCGTGGCGAGCAGGCGAACCTGTCCGGCTCATTTGGCGGTGATAATCAGTACAACTACAACGTGAGCGGTTCACACGATAACTATTCTGGTAGCTCCGGCAGTGTCAGTGGTTCCTGGGAAGGGAGTAAGGCGACGGTCAATGGGAGTTACAGCACAGGAAACGGCTATAGCAGCACTGCCGTTGGGATGTCTGGTGGGGTTGTTGCACACTCAGGCGGGGTGACGTTCTCGCCGTACAACAGCGATAACTATGCCCTGATTGAAGCCAAAGGCGCCGAAGGGGCCAAAGTGTCGGGCTATGCGGGCGCCACTGTAGATTCATCAGGCTATGCGTTGTCTCCCTCCCTCGTGCCTTATCAGCAAAACCGGGTGGCCGTTAACCCGGAAGGTTCAGACTTAGGCGTGGAATTTGAAAAAACGGCTCAGGAAGTGGTTCCACGTGCTGGCTCCGTCGTAAAAGTGGAATTTAAAACCCATACCGGTACACCGCTGCTCATTACGTCAACCTGGAAAGGTGAACCCTTACCGTTCGGGGCGGATATTTTGACGATGAGAATACCCATATTGGTGCGGTGTCGCAGGGTGGGGTTATTTATACCAAAGTGA
- a CDS encoding P pilus assembly protein, pilin FimA: MNKGPITVTGPDAAIVYMNNGANFTSSAPDRITNDGKAYISSSRILKLTMMFQPGTCNVEGDNVKVNMGDYGGAGSHSDWKDASFKLVCPDGMGYNGSASSSDPYDNPYSLSPNASTTANNKKNGRVVISIAPYTEVIDANKGIIALDGTGAQGYGIQLAWGDFSSQNDVEPVNPVVLNSYVDANSLNSGFGAGDTPIGGNAFSGTDNTIKMAARYIRTTGETAPGPANAVVQVIANYE, encoded by the coding sequence ATGAACAAAGGGCCTATTACTGTTACCGGTCCCGATGCTGCCATTGTATATATGAATAACGGTGCTAACTTCACGAGTTCTGCACCGGATAGAATAACGAATGACGGAAAGGCTTATATCAGCAGTTCCAGAATATTAAAGTTGACAATGATGTTTCAACCAGGAACCTGTAATGTTGAAGGTGATAATGTCAAAGTAAATATGGGTGACTATGGTGGCGCGGGTAGTCATTCTGACTGGAAAGATGCAAGTTTTAAATTAGTGTGTCCTGACGGCATGGGATATAATGGGAGCGCATCATCAAGCGATCCCTATGACAACCCTTATTCTCTTTCTCCTAACGCGAGTACCACTGCTAATAATAAAAAAAATGGGCGCGTCGTAATTAGTATTGCTCCTTACACCGAAGTCATTGACGCCAATAAAGGCATCATTGCCCTCGATGGCACGGGTGCGCAAGGCTACGGCATTCAGTTAGCATGGGGCGACTTCAGTAGCCAAAACGACGTCGAACCTGTAAACCCTGTCGTGTTAAACAGCTATGTCGATGCCAACTCGCTTAACTCGGGCTTCGGCGCAGGCGATACGCCCATCGGCGGGAACGCCTTTAGCGGGACAGATAATACGATCAAAATGGCGGCTCGTTATATTCGCACCACCGGAGAAACGGCTCCAGGCCCTGCTAACGCCGTGGTACAGGTGATAGCGAACTATGAATGA